The stretch of DNA CGGCTTCCATGATCATGATCCGCCGGATCGCGCGGGCAAGGTTGCGGAACCGTTCCCGCTCGTCGCCGCATTTGTCGTAAAGCACGTCGATCACATGGTCATAGGTCAGGCTGAGCGCCGCCAGCGTGGTGTGCAGCGGCACGCCCGCCGCCTCTGACCGCGCCGCATTCTGCCGCGCCAGATCCGCCCAGCGTTCGCTGCGCGGATTGCTGAACCGTTCGCGCGTGTAGAGCAGGCTGTCCTCGACGAAGCGGGTCAGGCGCTCGCCGCCGATCTTCGCCGCCACATTGGGCGAGGCATTGTAAGCCTGCCAGAAAAATGCAGCGATATCCGGTAGATGGCCGTCAACCAGGGTGCTCACCTCGCGCAGCTGCGCTTCGAGCGTGCCTTCGCGGTCGAACTCGCGCAGCCGGTCGGCGATGGTGGCGGCGCGAACAGGCTGGCGGGCCGGGTGGGACGCGGAGGATGTGGCGGTCACGGCGTTGGTTCCTGGCAGGCTGTGCTTGGCCCCCGGGTTAGGGGATTTTGGTAAAGCCGCGGTTAAACCTGCGCTTTCCCGCTTCGCCCGGTTGCACCTTGGCGCAGACGGGCTAAGACGCAGCCCGACAGCAACGCAAAGGGGCTCGATATGAGCAGCAGCAACCGCACGCGGCCCTTGTCGCCGCACCTGACCATCTGGCGCTGGGGCCCGCATATGGCGGTGTCGATCCTCCACCGCGCCACCGGGTCGGGCATGGCGACGGTTGGGGCCATATTGCTGGTCTGGTGGCTGGTGGCGCTGGCCAGCGGCGAGGCGGCCTATCAGGGCTTTCTCGACCTGTTCACGCTCAAATCCGGCGGTCTGAACATCGCCGGCTATGTGCTGGGCATCGGGCTCAGCCTCAGCTTCTTCCAGCACATGGCATCGGGCGTCCGCCATCTGGTGATGGATATGGGCGCGAACTTCGAGCTCAAATCGAACAAACGCTCGGCCCAGCTGACCTGGGCCTTCTCGGTCGTCGCGACCGCCTTGTTCTGGACCTATATTCTGGTGGTGAAGGGCTGATGGGAACGGGAAC from Sphingomonas changnyeongensis encodes:
- the sdhC gene encoding succinate dehydrogenase, cytochrome b556 subunit, which produces MSSSNRTRPLSPHLTIWRWGPHMAVSILHRATGSGMATVGAILLVWWLVALASGEAAYQGFLDLFTLKSGGLNIAGYVLGIGLSLSFFQHMASGVRHLVMDMGANFELKSNKRSAQLTWAFSVVATALFWTYILVVKG